The genomic region AAAAATTTACAGCGGGAAACGGTAAGATTGGATTATGTATTTGTAGATGATAATCTTGACCCTGCTGCTAGTAAATTATTAAAGGATTTTTCCCGAAGTGGTTCTCAAGTAACTATTTTTGACGGAAAAAAAAGGGGCGGTTATCATCGCGATGAGGAAACTCACTATTGGAATTATGCTTTGATGTTAAAAGTAGCCAACTATAAGAACAAAATTATTGAATATGCC from Clostridia bacterium harbors:
- a CDS encoding glycosyltransferase family 2 protein; the encoded protein is MKKKRVLIGSPVYQKPDILSLFLQSLKNLQRETVRLDYVFVDDNLDPAASKLLKDFSRSGSQVTIFDGKKRGGYHRDEETHYWNYALMLKVANYKNKIIEYALKQDYDYLFFVDSDLLLHPYLLEHLKACNKQIISEIFWT